The genomic DNA AGAACCTTCCTTGGGAAATACTATTTCCAGATTTACTTCATTTGCCAGCTTTCTTTTATTTCCAAGAGCAAGAAAGTCATATTGTATAGTTATGGGTACTTCGCCTTTTTGTATATTTGCCGTACTCCCTTTTATATTCTTTATATTTCCCAGTTTTTGAAGCTCTGCAAAATATTTAAATGCAGGATCAAGATTTTTTACATCCCCTCCAAGTGCGTAAGCCACTGCAAGAACCATATTTACCCCTGAACCTGATGAACGGGGATCAGCTATGACAATACTGTTTTTATATTCAGGCTTTTTTAAATCCTCCCAAGATGTAGGAATATTTTTCACAAGATCTTTATTAACCAAAATTACAGGTACTCCTACATAAAGCCCGGTAAAATTTCCGTCCTTATCCTTTGCCCAGTCCGGTATTTTATCCCAGTTAGCATTTTTATACGGGAGCGTTACGCCCTCTGTTACTGCTATTTTCCCCCATACCATTCCTATTTCCGCAGAATCAGCCTGCGGATTGTTTGCTTCTGCCTTAAATTTTGTTATTTCCTCAGCACTGCTCATATCAGTATCCACACGGGTATTTCCAAATATAGAATTAAACTTTTCAAAAACCCCTTTCCAGTTTGCCCAGTCATCAGGCTGTCCGTAAGTTACATATTTCCCCTCTTTTTTAGCCTGTTCTATATCTGCTGGTGTATTTGGATCTATTGCTTGTTTTTTCCCGCATGCTGTTATAAAAACCAATCCCAGCAGGCTTAACAATAATAGTTTTTTCATATTTTTCCTCCTTGATTTCTATTATAATATTTATTAAGCAGACCTTCTAAAAGCTCCCCTTGAAAATCTGCCGTTTCTTCAGTCTTCTCATTTTCTATAATACTTCCTTCAATAAAGCATCTGTTATCATGGACAGGAAAGTATTCCCTTAAAAGAAATTCTGTAAATTTTACAAGCCTGAATTCGCCGTAAATTCTGGTACCTTCATTTGGTATACTCTCTACTGCTACCGAATAAAATTTTTTTATATTCTTTTTCAGATCATCCAAGGTAAGAGTTTCTGAAAAAACAACCGTATAAAACCATCCTGCATAACTGTTATGAATACCATGTGCATCGCTTACCCCGACTATGGGAATTTTCTGTTGTTTTTCCCTGCTGTTATTATAATAAGCGGTCTGAAGATTGTTTGATTCCGTTTCATGACCACCCAAAAGCTCAAATGCACAAAACGGTTTTTTTTCAAACATGTAGTCTACCAGATTTAATGGTACATTATAAATATTTTTTGTTATCCAGAAAGGATGGCAGAATATCGAAAGGCCCCCGGATTCCCTTATTTTCTCAAAACACCATACGCAGGAAGCATAAACATATTTATCAATGAATTCCGGAAAATCCTCCAGATTTTGTATAATTTCCTCTACTTCTTTCCGGTAAGTTTCCTCATCCTTCATTTTTTCATTTATACTTTCCTTACCACCGAAATTAATAATATGTACATAATTATCAGGAGGATGAACCTCTTCTCCGGGAAGTATCAGAAAATCACTTTTTATATTTTTAAAGCTTTCTACAGCTTCAAGCGAAGCGTTATAATTCCTGTGATCAGTAATTGCTATAAAATCGAATCCCATTTTCCTCATATTAAGAGCCACATATTCCGGACATTCCAAACCGTCAGACCTGTTTGTATGCATATGCAGATCACCCTTGTAAGGATTTTTATAAAACAAATCCTTATCACAGGCATAAACAGAAAATCCTTCATTTATTCCGATGTTATCTTTATCTTTTATAATTATTCTGTATTCCTGTTCTTTTTTCAGTTTCAATTCTGTTGATAAAATTCTGTTTTTTGGCTTTAGTGCTAATATTCTTTTTTCTCCTGTATCCATTCCATATATTTCTACAAAATATTCATTAGAAGTTTCTTTTTCATACAATAATTTTATATTTAAAATCTCTTTTTTATGTGTTTCAAAAATTTTAGGATAAACATCAAATTTCATCTTATATCATCTCCCGACAATTCTTCACTAAACGCTTCATCTAGAAGTATTACCGCATGACTAAGCTCTTCTTTTGTAATTATCAGAGGCGGCATTAATGTAAGGACATTTCCCTGTGATACTTTGAAACTAAGTCCTTTGTCAAGACATCTGTACATTATTTTTTCTGCAAGCTCTCCTGCTTTTTCTTTTGTATCCCTGTTTTTTACCAGCTCTACAGCTCCCATTAGTCCTATTACTCTTATATCTCCTATTTTTTCATATTTATTATACAATTCTGTCAGCCTTTCAAGAAAAAATCTGCCCATCTTTCTTACATAATTCAAAATTCCGTCATTTTCTATTTTCTCTATCAGGGCTAATGCTGCAGCACTTCCAAGAGGATTTTTTTCATGGGTAAAATGTCCCAGAGCACTGTCCTGACATATATCCATTTTTTTATCGGCTATTACAGCTGACATAGGTATCAGTCCGCCGCCAAGTCCTTTTCCTATCACCAGAATATCAGGCTCTATCCCGTAGTTCTGAAAAGCAAACATTTTTCCTGTTCTGCCGAGTGCTGTGGGAATTTCGTCCAAAATCATTACTGCATTATATCTGCTGCATATCTCCCTTAATCTTTTGTAATATTCCACAGGAGGAATCTGAACATCTGTACTCCTCACAGTTTCCATAATTACAGCACATATGTCCCCTTCCCTTTCAATAATATATTCCAAATAATCAAGACACTTAAGCTGACATTGTCCGCAGCTGCCAAACATACATCTGTAAGAATTATAAGGCATTATATGCTCTGTTCCGGGCATAAGCGGTCCGGCATTCTTCCTGAAAACACTTTCACCTCCTATTGAAATAGTGTCCAGTGTTGCTCCATGGAAAGAATCCCATAAAGATATTGTTTTATAGTTGCCGGTATATTTTCTGGCCAGTTTTAATGCAATGCTCATTGAAGCTGCCCCGCTTGTAGTAAAAAGTGTTTTGTATTCTTTTTCACCCATTGAAGTACATAATTTTTCTGCCAGCTTTACTGCTGCTTCATTTGTATATCTTCTTGGTGAAAATGAAAGCTTCTCCATTTGTCTTTTTACACTCTCGACTATATCCTCATTGTTATATCCGAGCTGATGCAGGCTGTTTCCATGAAAATCCATGTACTTTCTGCCGTCGGTATCTTCAATATAAATTCCGTTTACACTTTTTACTACATTCAGACAAGGTGTGGATAATGACTGATGAATAAAATAAGAGCTGTCATCGTCAAGTATTTTTTGTGTCTCTTTTGATATATTTTTTTTCTGCCATATTTTTCTGTATTCTGAAATATTTATATCCCCTTCTCTTTTAAGTGACTCTGTTATTTTTTCCTCCATTTTTATTCACTTGTCCTGTCTGTTGTATTTTTCCCAAGCCTTATATTTATTAATTCTATTATATTAAATATTTCCGAAAGATTATCTATTGTATAATGTGCCCCGGCTTTAAAATATTCAT from Sebaldella termitidis ATCC 33386 includes the following:
- a CDS encoding ABC transporter substrate-binding protein, giving the protein MKKLLLLSLLGLVFITACGKKQAIDPNTPADIEQAKKEGKYVTYGQPDDWANWKGVFEKFNSIFGNTRVDTDMSSAEEITKFKAEANNPQADSAEIGMVWGKIAVTEGVTLPYKNANWDKIPDWAKDKDGNFTGLYVGVPVILVNKDLVKNIPTSWEDLKKPEYKNSIVIADPRSSGSGVNMVLAVAYALGGDVKNLDPAFKYFAELQKLGNIKNIKGSTANIQKGEVPITIQYDFLALGNKRKLANEVNLEIVFPKEGSIYAPGALILNKYAPHPNLAKAFADFVTSDEGQLEFAKGGAMPVRAVAGNLIIPEEIKKQMLPDSFYKKVGKPQSWSEITPDVIADRWEKEVVSQ
- a CDS encoding PHP domain-containing protein; the protein is MKFDVYPKIFETHKKEILNIKLLYEKETSNEYFVEIYGMDTGEKRILALKPKNRILSTELKLKKEQEYRIIIKDKDNIGINEGFSVYACDKDLFYKNPYKGDLHMHTNRSDGLECPEYVALNMRKMGFDFIAITDHRNYNASLEAVESFKNIKSDFLILPGEEVHPPDNYVHIINFGGKESINEKMKDEETYRKEVEEIIQNLEDFPEFIDKYVYASCVWCFEKIRESGGLSIFCHPFWITKNIYNVPLNLVDYMFEKKPFCAFELLGGHETESNNLQTAYYNNSREKQQKIPIVGVSDAHGIHNSYAGWFYTVVFSETLTLDDLKKNIKKFYSVAVESIPNEGTRIYGEFRLVKFTEFLLREYFPVHDNRCFIEGSIIENEKTEETADFQGELLEGLLNKYYNRNQGGKI
- a CDS encoding aspartate aminotransferase family protein — its product is MEEKITESLKREGDINISEYRKIWQKKNISKETQKILDDDSSYFIHQSLSTPCLNVVKSVNGIYIEDTDGRKYMDFHGNSLHQLGYNNEDIVESVKRQMEKLSFSPRRYTNEAAVKLAEKLCTSMGEKEYKTLFTTSGAASMSIALKLARKYTGNYKTISLWDSFHGATLDTISIGGESVFRKNAGPLMPGTEHIMPYNSYRCMFGSCGQCQLKCLDYLEYIIEREGDICAVIMETVRSTDVQIPPVEYYKRLREICSRYNAVMILDEIPTALGRTGKMFAFQNYGIEPDILVIGKGLGGGLIPMSAVIADKKMDICQDSALGHFTHEKNPLGSAAALALIEKIENDGILNYVRKMGRFFLERLTELYNKYEKIGDIRVIGLMGAVELVKNRDTKEKAGELAEKIMYRCLDKGLSFKVSQGNVLTLMPPLIITKEELSHAVILLDEAFSEELSGDDIR